Part of the Tamandua tetradactyla isolate mTamTet1 chromosome X, mTamTet1.pri, whole genome shotgun sequence genome, AAGTTCTGAGGGAATTGAGGCAAGCCGTCCATCAATATGgccccaatgctccttttacGTTAAATTTAGTTGAAAATCTTGCCACCCTAAACCACACGCCCGCAGATATATACCAGCTAGCCCGTGCTTGTTTGCCACCGGGTCGGTATATAGACTGGAAGGCCTGGTTTGAAGAGCTAGCTGAAGAGCAAGCCGCGAAAAACGCCGCGGTTAGACGTGGCGCCTGGAATGCGGACATGCTCCTAGGGAAAGGGCCCCACTCCcaaaatcaaacagggttccctatAGAAGTCTATGGGCAGATCTTCCGCTGCTTCATAGGCGCCTGGAAGAAATTAACGAGCCAGGGAGAAGCTCAAGCATCTCTCAGTAacatacaccagggccccactgaaccatttGTCGAGTTCGTAGCTAGGATGCAAAACACAGCAGAAAGGATTTTCACCGACCCAGGGATAGCAGAAACTGTagtcaaacaaatgatatttgaacaatgcaaCAAAGACTGCAAGGTAATCCTAGTGCAGAACAAGGGTAAAAGCCTAACCGATTGGGTTCGTTTATGCAGGGACGCTGGCAGCCCACTAACTAGTACAACTCTAGCTGCCATGCTGGCTAGCTCACTGCGAGTAAATGCAGAACAAGCTAAGAACGCAGGAGCGAGGCAGAAAGGATGTTTCCAATGTGGAAAACcaggacacattaaaagaaattgtcCTAATATGAGCCAGCTAACCCACACTCAACAGGTGGCCAAGCTCTGTGGCCGTTGCcgtaagggaccccatcgcgcggaggactgtagatcagccttcgatgCAAACGGCAAGCGCCTCTCTGGCCGCCCGGAGCAGGcgccaaaaaacgggcagagggggtccgccttTCCGGTGGACCCCCTTGCTGGCAATACAATGATGCAACACCAGTCCAAGTCCGTGCCTCCCATGagtcagcaggactggacctctgtgccacctccacaCTCATACTGACCCCATCTGAAGGAGTTCGGTTGGTAGAAACCTCCTTTAAAGGACCTCTGCCACCAGGCACTGTGGGGCTCCTGTTAGGAAGAGCGTCCACAACCCTGAAAGGATTGGCAGTTGTGCCAGGTGTTATCAACCCTAACTCCACAAATACTGTCCAGATCATGGTTCAATCTATGCGAGGCACCCTGGTTATTGAAGAGGGTGATAAAATAGCACAACTTTTACTCCTTCCTAGCTTACACGCGCTCCTTCCGAGCAAAAACAGGAGGAAAacggaaaaggaacaaaaatctacCGAGGGGATTTTTGAAGGCCTTCATATGTCTTTAGAGCACCgacccatgctgactattaaAGTGCAAGGCAGGCCCCTtttgggcctgctagataccggggctgATAGGTCAATCATAAGACAGCAAGAATGGCCCTCTGCCTGGCCAACGTGCAGGGCAGAAGAAACCCTTAACGGCATAGGTCAAGTCTCGACACCCATGTTGAGCgcaactgcccttcattgggcTGATGATGAAGGACACCAAGGCAGTTTCCAACCATATGTATTACCCCTGCCCGTATCCTTATGGGGGAGAGACGTCCTTACCCAAATGGACGTCACCTTAACTAGTAACTGCTCCCCAACCTCAAAACATCTGTTGAAAGGGATGGGATACGTCCCTGGCAAGGGTTTAGGAGCCTCACTACAAGGGCGCACAGTGCCTGTACAAACTGTGTCCAACCCCGACAAACGAGgtctgggtttttcctaggggccactgaggggaatTTCCCACTCACGCCTATACGATTGCGGTGGAAAACCGAAACTCCagtttgggtgcctcagtggcccctaccaaaggaaaaactctcagcactACACCATCTCGTcacagagcaattagaaaaaggTCACattatcccttccacatcaccttggaacacccctgtGTTTGTTATAAAGAAGAAATCGGGCAAATGGAGATTGTTACAAGATTTGAGAGCCATCAACAACTGCATAGAGTCCTTAGGGcctgttcaaatggggttgcCCCTCCTTTCAGCCCTGCCAAAACACTGGCCCATTTTTATACTAGATCtcaaagactgtttcttttccattccccTTCACCCCGAAGACACTAAAAGGTTTGCCTTTACCGTGCCCTCTAttaaccaagaggagccctgtcTACGTTTCGAGTGGACAGTTTTACCTCAAGGCATGATTAATAGCCCCACTATGTGCCAGCTGTACGTTACCACAACGCTGGCTAGCACtcgacagcagttcccacaagtAAAAATTATCCATTATATGGACGACATTCTACTAGCCTATAAAGACATGGAACTTCTTAAAACAGCTCTCTCACACCTAGTCCTGACGCTTAAAAAGGCATGCCTAGAATTAGCCCCGGAGAAGATTCAAATAGCAGAAGTCAGCACATTCCTGGGAGCAAAGATTATGCCTAGTCaagtctccccccaaaaaatgaccCTCAGACTAGATGGCATACGCACCCTCAATGATCTACAGAAACTTGTGGGAGACatcaattgggttcgtccgtaTCTAAAAATACCCAACGCGAGCCTGATGCCTCTATTCGATTTACTAAAAGGAAATCCAGACATAAATTCATCCCGGTGCCTCTCTCCGGAGGCGAGACAAGCACTCGGTCAGGTAGAACAAGCGCTCAGTAGCACTGCTTTAAcaagaatagacccccaaaaaCCTCTTGAAGCTTGTCTGCTGCCAACCATACTACAGCCCACAGCAGTGTTATGGCAACAAGGGCCATTACTTTGGATCCATCCTGGAATCTCCCcaaagaaaagtttagagcattaCCCTACGGCACTCGCAGATTTAGCATTGGAAGCAATCAAAAGGGCTGtgcagcattttggccaacaacctAAAGATCTCAGGGTACCTTACACCGTCCAACAACTTGAGGTGCTTACTgggtgcatagatcaatgggccattctTCGATGTACCTTCCAAGGAAATATTAACAACCAGttcccaaaagatcccctcttacaatttATCACCCGGCACCCGGTAATTTTTCCCAAAGTAACCTCGCCCAAGCCCCTGGTAGGTGCAATCACCGTGTATACGGATGGTTCAAGCACTGGTGCAGGAGCATACTGGGTAGAAGGGCGTACCCCAAAAACAGTACTCTTTCAGCCACAGAGGCCTCAATGGGTTGAATTACAAGTCGTCATCGCAATCCTAAAAGAGTTTGACGACCCCCTGAATATTATATCCGACTCCAATTATGTCGTGAATTCTGTGGCGGTCTTAGAAACGGTAGGCATGATAAAATATTCCTCCCCAGTAAGACCGTTCTTTATCGAGCTTCAGGAAACTATACATGCCCGACAGTGTCCCTTTTACATAACCCACATTAGAGCTCATACAGGCTTGCCAGGCCCTATGGCACAGGGAAATAACATAGTAGATATGGCCACGCGACAGCCACACATTTTCCCAGCGCTGACACCCCATCAGCAAGCTCAAGAGTTTCACACTAagtttcacatcaatgcaggCACTCTAGCCAAGCGATTCAACATACCGCGCGCAGCTGCtagagatatagtcagagcctgccAAAATTGCACAGAGTCAAGAGTGCTTCCTTCAATCGGAGTCAACCCTAGAGGCCTCATTCCGGGAGACatctggcaaatggatgtcactcacCATTCAGAGTATGGTAAGGCCAAATATCTACATGTGTCAATAGACACATGCTCTCAAGTTATGTTTGCCTCCGCTGAAACAGGAGAAAAGGTCCATCAAGTTATTGCTCACTGCCTTGCCGCCTGGGCGGCATGGGGCAagccaaaaatattgaaaacagataacggacctgcttataCCAGTAAAACCTTTCAAAAATTTTGTGAAACTATGGAAGTGCAGTTAAAGCATGGTATCCCTTACAATCCCCAAGGGCAAGGTATCATAGAGAGAGCACACAGATCTCTCAAAGaattgcttaaaaaacaaaaggaaggaataggccacggcctatCCCCAAAAGCCCAACTGTCAGTAGCCTTGTTTACAtataatttcttaaatgaaaactcacaaggaatgacacctgccctccAGCATACCACTCCAAACCCATCACATAGAGGTTTGGTCCGATGGaaagatgtcctgtcaggactgtggcaaggccctgacccggtgctcagctgggccagaggctctgtttgtgtctttccccaggaaccaggacgccagccggtgtggattccggagagactggtgagaaccgtgacaccgcccgggggcgccgagaAACTGCTGCCCGACAAGTCAGCAAGTTTTCGACCTGAACCATCAGGCCCGGTCTCCAGCCctactgatgatggcgacgaccgaaaagatgacaacaacagtgcaagtgaccctccgaccgagtagaagagaaactagctttaaccccacttttcccactacgagctTCCTTCTAACTTACCTTTGCCTTCTCAGTACAGTCGCAGCGAGAACGAGGAAACCTTCCTTTGGGGCCTCTGGCACCACCCCCCGACGCTGGCTCCATTTTCCGCTGGGTCTCCCGCCTCTCCTCAACTCTTCACTCGTGCTCCCTCCTTAAGCCTCCATTATCTGCCTTTAACTAACAACATTTCATGTATGTCCTTTAATGAGTCTTTCCCCCTTACCGACGACACGTTGATCCTCTCGTTTGCCAATCGcgctacgcgtcaccactatgttggctatgtcacttgcccctgatgcccctggcgacacccgcaccgtagccctgtcctcccccccactgcgtggcccgtcacggccactcaaggcgggacgctcgaaagtaaGGTCTGCCGCAAAGCCCATGACTGTATCCCGGGTATAAgtggcggcaccagaagtcataattttggtcgaaAGAGGGTCTCTAGGCAAAGtcgcggtcctggccagactagacttaagccattgcacagagacacctacgacactctcgactctggttgccgctctcctgcccccctcataacccggttgcgaggcgaagcactgcagggagggtcACGTGGTTTCCGGTTCACGGGccctccggtctctatatgaggaggcattctggttggtgcctagcaagcctagcccagactccccaaagcaccaaaacatgtagtgggccgttccggcccacgggagctcactcatcaatggagacaccgggtcaaaataagtaaaaaagggggagatgtggagagccgccacccgggtcaggcctagtggacgcgctgcagcctgctctagagctCCCCCCGCCCAttgagtgagccaagatggcgcccacatcctgcttccgcgtatgacacacacgcccaccaacccgatctaccaatcaccctcttagacgcggcaacaacctattgggcttgaattatgtatataaggTATTACCCGGACGAGGCGGGGAGacgacccacaaggagccgtgcctgacggccgcacagaggtcgctcccccgcgggatgtattcacccggtcggggaaagttatagataatgcaagcttagacccagtaaagatttgtgcttacaactgctgcgtattctggactcgttttctaccgccaggaccggtttgtctgcgtctctttctctctcccccttttcttgtcgTACCCTCTGCCGGCCGGGGGCCCGACGTTGAGCGAGGAGACACGGACactggaatgtgacataccagaaatagaacagctttcaaggatggggatttattaagttacaagtttacagttctaagctggcaaaaatgtcccatttaaagcaagtgtatagaaatgtccaatctaaggcatccagggaagatatcttggttcaagaaggctgatgacgttcagagtttctctctcaactggaaaggtacatggcaaacatggtgttgtctggtagctttctctccaggcttcttgtttacTCAAGCTCCTCCAAGGGCATTTTCCGTCTTCATTCTAATAGCCTCTGGATGCATcagctctcatggttcttgtggatctctcatggctctttccaaaatgtttcctcttttaaagggttccagtaaactaataaagaaccacctggaatgggtggagtcacagctccctttaatcaaaggttaatacccactattgggtgtgtcatatctctgtggagataatctaatcaagcagtatggaatagggatgaaaagaaacagctgtctccacaagatagatcaggattaaaacatggattttctagggtacataatcctttcaaaccagcacaaacatgtTCGAGGAATATGGCTTGGCTTCCTTCCTTGTCTCTGTCTCCCCATGagtgcactcctgagggttccatcttccatttggaaaggaaatACCTGGAGGGTCTCTAATTCTCTGAATCgcaattcttcagctttttgcCACCAGGGCCTCTCTATGTGGTACATAAGattctcccaggtcacttatacaCTGGAATCACTGTCCCAGTTGCTTTCCCATCTCTTTTCTAGCTTTTCCTTGGACCAGTGGTGAATTCAACCTATCATTTTCTGCTATCATACCAGAAATCCCCTTGAACCATATCCCTAGTGTACCCTTTTATATGATGGAGTGCTGTCAGGCacactcaactttatggctttgtgggtcagGCAACACCCAGCTCAAGATAGGTAACTCAAGTCTCATGgaaacttggtggtccatggttaagtattcagtctctactaaggcccagtagcaggctgaAAGAGGTTACCTCAAAGGAGAGAAGTTATTTGTAGTGGATGATGGGGTTTTACtacaaaatcttaagggtctgtgtTATGATTCTcgtatagggacctgccaaaggctccagacatcatctctatttgccactgacatttctaacaccattggatctgcttgATCATATGacctaagtggcagagcagtttgcacAGCAACCTGGACATGTCACACAGCTTCCTCTTGGTCTGGTCCCAATTCACAACTATtggcttttctggtcacttggtaaatggacCAGAATATTACACCCAAATAcagaatatgttgtctccaaaatccaaggaAATACTGTGCCTCTTTTTCATCCATAGGAATGGCCAGTTACAACaatttatctttcaccttagaagggatatctcaacctactccacaccactggaaaccttgaaattttactgaggtggaagtcccatgtatttttgttggatttatctcccatgatctgatatgcaaatgcctttcctgtaaatctagagtagttgtcTTCTTGCTCTCTAGGTCTAATCAACATAACATCATCAATGAAATTTACCAGTGTGGTATCTTCTGGAAGGGAGAAATGACTGTGcacaagattatgatatagggaCAATATACCCCTGATGCTGCAtggtgaaggtatactgctggccttgacAGCTGAGTGCAAACTGTTTTGGgtgtccttactgacagctattgagaaaaaagaatttgccgtaacaatagctgcataccaggtaccaggtgatgtgttgattttttcaaacaatgataccacatctggaatagcagctcaATTGGGGTCACCTCCTGGTTAAATTTATCATAATCcaccatcctccaagacccatctgtttcctgcacagaccaaataggagagctcaatggggatgtgatgggaatcactacccctgcatccttcaagtccttaagaatgacACTAATTTTTGCACTCCATCCAGAAATACAGTTATGCTTATGAtgcactattttgctaggtagtggCAGTTCtcatggcttccacttggcattTTCCACCATAATTTCCCTCACTCCACCAGTCAGAGAACCagtatggggattctgccagttactgagtAGGTTGATTcaaattatgcattctagaattctgcaaatgaccacagaatgggtccaggggcccagaGGACACACTGTGAGACAGACTTGAGATAAAaccccattgatcacctgacttcTATAAATTCCTAacctgactggtggaccagagagGAATTTTGAGTTTCCtataattaatgtcacttttgaaccagtgtTTAATAACGCCCAAAATatatgtttgtttccttttcctaagtgtacagtcaccctggtaaaaggccatagttCTCCTTGGGGAAACACAGGAAGTGTAAGATGGTCCTTCCCCATGATACATGgccctcccttcattcaaggaactttgggtctgtaaactgtctctagtttggaaattgattaaggggccacaACTCCTGTTTTTGTAATTCTAGTTAGACTTCTGTTCGTGTGACCTAGAGTTCTCCTACTTATACtgcttaaacaagaatttagtagactcccCATCTATTTTACTGCTCGGTACCCAATAATCTACTAGCTAAACCCAAAAGTTTCTGTAAGTCAGGttgttttgactgctgctttgagtttgctgtccattatggtgaccATGctcaccttgtctatggtgattaactgtcaccacatggcttctgccaacctggAATCTGATCCTCCtgattctgtttaaggattccagctcagtgatagcagttcctatagtaatatctAACCTGCATTGTAAGgagactacagagctcttcagggatgatggacctagtctcatgaatttatttctcaagattctggtgaaagatgtgtcctttgCACATTCCTGAGGTGTGAGACcaagtcttccatgataaatccacactAATATTCCAATCTATCTAAGCCTCAGGACCCCCtcttctacattataccaggcagttctgacatttcagccttaggtaatgtcagccaccttttgttCCATGTCTCAGCCAGCaatccaaactgttaatgccctttctaactccttgagccacaacattgaatgcagaatctctgcttagtgggcctatatcaataaattcaatttgaTCCAACTTCATATTCCTTCCACTTTTATCCCACATATTTAATAtacattgccacacatattcccctgatttctgtctatgtagaCTGGAAAAGTGATGCAGTTATCTTGAAGTATAGCATACATCCTCCTAAGTCATGCTTTGTATCTCATCTTTTGGGTTCTGTTGGgagtttagtctagttataggtcagGAAGATAAGAAGGGCAGTGGtaaaggataagtcaagtctacttaacatttaggcctaagagtcacccccaagagagcctcttttgttgctcagatgtggcttctctctccagccaacatgaggagcagtctcaccaccctccccctctctgtgtgggacatgactcccaggggtgtggaccttcctggcaacgtgggacagagatcctggaatgagctgagactcagcatcaagggattgataaaaaacctagaatgagcagagatttaacatcaagggattgagataaccttctcgaccaaaagggagaagagtgaaatgaaactaagtgtcaatggctgagagattccaaacagagtcaagaggttatccttgaggttattcttatgcattaagtagatatcaccttgttgttcaagatgtagtggagaggctggagggaacttcctgaaaatgtagagctgtgttccagtagccatgttttttgatgatgattaaacaatgatatagctttcacaatgtgactgtgtgattgtgaaaaccttgtgtctgatgctccttttatctgtcatatcaacaaaagagaaaaacatatggaataaaaataaataatagggggaacaaatgttagaataaatttagtttgaaatgctagtgataaatgaaagtgaggggtaaggggtatggtatgtataatctttttttactgttatcattttatttctttttctgttgtcttcttatttctttttttaaatcgatgcaaatgttctaagagatgatgaatatgcaactatatgatgatattaagaattactgattatatatgtagaatggaatgatatgttaaagtttttgtttgttgttaatttttttaattgataaataaaaaaagaagggtgGTAGTGGTGGGACATGAAAAGAAATCGATTTATCTTTCAAGCCAATttcctcagggcattccattgcagtttcatctggttaaacaggattaatcactccagacagaggagtgaggactGTTTCCCCAGAGGAGGTGGTTATATGTTTAGCAGGAACTGAAGGTGTTAGGTGGATGTTGGATCAAGAGCGCTGTGGGTAGACAGAagcctgggaagctgtttcctcaaggcaggaaTTGGGAATCTtcgggcagtccattacaggtctatccaGGAAAGTTTCAGTAGATTTCATggattccatctccccattgccatcatcatCAAGCCATATGCctccatcccacatttcaggatccaattcttttccaatcaaagctctTACTTTAGCAGCAGACACAGTACagttgaaattttagtttatgttgtaaatctgctatttACACAAGAGGCAGCATTATACTTCTTAATTCTACAAatctctgtaaaggtgtcaaaaacactctcacccagagccttgcctcatataagtatacaattagcagaacctaatggtgatattttgcatatctcttttgccaattcacccCATGGACATTCAGTGCAATCTTCATTATTAGAAACAGAGTAATTACTGACTGTGTCTAGTCAGAGTAGGAAACTTTATTGTAAAgcccattttttaagattctgtttctcaagaaccaccccactTCTGGTTCCAACCTGTAGTAGTTAGAGTTCTCtaaagaagcagaatcaacaggagatatctgttaaatataagatttataaagttgCTTCATGcatctgtgggaatggaagagtccaaaatccatagggcaggctgtaaagctggcagCTCTCATGAAGGATCCAGATGAACTTAACAGGAGAGACTCACTCACTGAAGAAGCAATGGAAAAGTctctattctttaaaattcttcagcTGATTGGGTTATCTTATtgctgggaggcatgccttagttgatcacagatgtaatcagccacagctgcaatcaactgactgatgatttcatacacctgtcttctggtttatcaaccaggcatgaaatatccttgcagcaatggtcatgCCAGCGCTTGCtttaccagacaactgggcatcaacacttgcccaagttgacactACCACCTAACCATCACATGTACAATGTGTTTGTTGCCACTAATATGCCCCCAGCAGTAGTTCCATACAGGTTCTGGctttttactagctgctctggagtatgaactaaattccacactgcACTATGCTGCCGTCTTACCCCACCTGCTGCAACCATTCTTAGTGTCTGTTATCAAATTACCTATTCTTATTATCAATTGGTTAGAATTGAATAAAAACACTATGGGTTGAGGCTTTGGGGAATAatgtggagtagggagctccaggaatctgtcttttttttttttttttttttttaccaaaacaaCATTTAAACAGTCAGGAATTATCTGAAACAGTTATTTTGATATTCTGGTAGCTATATGAGCACTATAgagtatccagggaagagcagaaggaagaggctgataaattatggtaaagaacaagctgtggtatgtgaatatgatggaatattatgcatctgtaagatAGAattaagttatgaagtatgtaacaacatggatggactttaaggacactATGCTAAAtgacattagccagaaacaaaaggacaaatcctgtattgtctcactgatatgaactgacatcagtgaatgaatttggaaaatttcagttggtaacagaggccatcaggagatagaattagggtagatattaggtaattagagctgaagggatacagattgtgcaacaggactgattgtaaaaactcagaaatggatagcacaatattacttaactttaatacaataatgttagaactcTCGATGAAGCTAATGTGaaaaggatagagggaggaggcctgggggcacaaaggaaatcagaaggaaagaaatatgataaagactgagaaggtacaatctaagaatgcctagagtgtataatgatagtgactaaatgtacaaatttaaaaatgtttttgcatgaggaagtgttgtggggtgcaccagaagagagaccacacaagtcaaagcaatttgcaagccaattaggagtctttattagctggccggggactgcctcagaaactcaagaaaGAGGAATCAGAGATCAGTCCCGAGGAGTTCTCAACgggggcttataaaggtaaaaaccacaagcatatccacagaagcaggaaaaaggacattatctttttgagccacatcttATCTC contains:
- the LOC143671816 gene encoding endogenous retrovirus group K member 10 Gag polyprotein-like; amino-acid sequence: MGQSESSPLLAPLMTLLKQRGLSIKKSSLLRFLDDVTVFAPWFAQTGSLSLPSWIKLGHDIDRARRTGLCLDPILVPVWETVRACLEAEAATGLGPSLVLQQARGALRETQSVSSADGSCKGEPPIRKRPESSDSSDTSDSESDDDQYEGVDEPPLIDWEKSPASPTQPSAPPMSTRQFSASGHGDPAKKPHRGLPLVAESGCTGPPLHSPEFPGSWVGEGQPQLYPPPAYAGPQDSISLSSGKRHFWKWTPSFTFRPFGVLGGYQPLKSEPDSEMYPVIINPQGGNQHESYDYKVLRELRQAVHQYGPNAPFTLNLVENLATLNHTPADIYQLARACLPPGRYIDWKAWFEELAEEQAAKNAAVRRGAWNADMLLGKGPHSQNQTGFPIEVYGQIFRCFIGAWKKLTSQGEAQASLSNIHQGPTEPFVEFVARMQNTAERIFTDPGIAETVVKQMIFEQCNKDCKVILVQNKGKSLTDWVRLCRDAGSPLTSTTLAAMLASSLRVNAEQAKNAGARQKGCFQCGKPGHIKRNCPNMSQLTHTQQVAKLCGRCRKGPHRAEDCRSAFDANGKRLSGRPEQAPKNGQRGSAFPVDPLAGNTMMQHQSKSVPPMSQQDWTSVPPPHSY